The following coding sequences are from one Mustela lutreola isolate mMusLut2 chromosome 5, mMusLut2.pri, whole genome shotgun sequence window:
- the LOC131832734 gene encoding high mobility group protein HMG-I/HMG-Y-like, translated as MSESSSKSSQPLASKQEKDCTEKRGRGRPRKEPPKEPSEVPTPKRPRGRPKGSKNKGAAKTRKTTTTPGRKPRGRPKKLEKEEEEGIS; from the coding sequence ATGAGCGAGTCGAGCTCGAAGTCCAGCCAGCCCTTGGCCTCCAAGCAGGAAAAGGACTGCACTGAGAagcgggggcggggcaggccgCGCAAGGAGCCTCCGAAGGAGCCCAGCGAAGTGCCGACACCTAAGAGACCTCGGGGCCGACCAAAGGGGAGCAAAAACAAGGGTGCCGCCAAGACCCGGAAAACTACCACAACCCCAGGGAGGAAACCAAGGGGCAGACCTAAAAaactggagaaggaggaagaagagggcatCTCGTAG